The following are from one region of the Gryllotalpicola protaetiae genome:
- a CDS encoding UDP-N-acetylmuramoyl-tripeptide--D-alanyl-D-alanine ligase gives MIELTLTEIAAAVSGTLHLGDSGADASQAVTGLAYTDSREVVPGGIFFAKPGEATDGHLFAPAAAENGAAVLVVEHELPELASVPQIVVAEVVTALGELAGEVVARVHAKGALRVVGITGSNGKTTTKNLLASILGRIGETVAPKESFNNEVGAPLTMLRVTDATRFLVSEMGLYAPGAITWLAGLAKPDLGVELKVGLAHAGGYGGIEGVAREKAALVTHLPADGVAVLNIDDRRVAAMAEHTTAGEVLWFGLSQGAQVTARDIELSADGTRFTLVLPGARASVAFKVLGEHHVMNALAAAASAHALGVGIDDIVAGLEAVTRAERWRMEVLGGRDGITVINDAYNASPDSMAAALRTLAKLKRPGGRTIAVVGEMAELGEFAGEEHDRVGLDVVVLGIDRLVVVGDGARRVHVSAMREGTFFSDESQYVDTVDEAFELVRALAQPNDTILVKSSKVAGLRFLGDRLGESFA, from the coding sequence ATGATCGAACTCACCCTCACCGAGATCGCCGCGGCGGTCTCCGGGACCCTTCACCTCGGCGACAGCGGGGCGGATGCCTCGCAGGCCGTCACCGGCCTGGCGTACACCGACTCTCGCGAAGTGGTGCCCGGTGGCATCTTCTTCGCCAAGCCGGGGGAGGCGACCGACGGCCACCTGTTCGCGCCGGCTGCGGCCGAGAACGGTGCAGCAGTGCTCGTCGTCGAGCATGAGCTTCCCGAGCTGGCATCCGTGCCGCAGATCGTGGTCGCCGAGGTCGTCACAGCACTCGGCGAGCTGGCCGGCGAGGTCGTCGCGCGGGTGCACGCGAAGGGCGCCCTGCGGGTCGTGGGCATCACCGGCTCGAACGGCAAGACGACGACCAAGAACCTGCTCGCGAGCATCCTGGGGCGCATCGGCGAGACGGTCGCCCCGAAGGAGTCGTTCAACAACGAGGTCGGCGCCCCGCTCACGATGCTGCGGGTGACGGATGCGACGCGCTTCCTCGTCTCGGAGATGGGCCTCTACGCACCGGGCGCCATCACGTGGCTCGCGGGGCTCGCGAAGCCCGACCTCGGCGTCGAGCTCAAGGTCGGCCTCGCGCACGCCGGCGGCTACGGCGGCATCGAGGGCGTCGCGCGCGAGAAGGCCGCGCTGGTCACCCACCTGCCGGCCGACGGCGTGGCTGTGCTCAACATCGACGACCGCCGCGTCGCGGCCATGGCCGAGCACACGACCGCAGGAGAGGTGCTCTGGTTCGGTCTGTCGCAGGGCGCCCAGGTCACGGCGCGCGACATCGAGCTGAGCGCGGACGGCACCAGGTTCACGCTCGTGCTGCCGGGCGCCCGGGCATCCGTCGCCTTCAAGGTGCTGGGCGAGCACCACGTGATGAACGCGCTGGCCGCCGCCGCCTCCGCGCACGCCCTGGGCGTCGGAATCGACGACATCGTCGCCGGCCTCGAGGCGGTGACTCGCGCCGAGCGCTGGCGCATGGAGGTCCTCGGGGGCCGCGACGGCATCACCGTCATCAACGACGCGTACAACGCGAGCCCCGACTCGATGGCGGCCGCGCTGCGCACGCTCGCGAAGCTGAAGCGCCCGGGCGGCCGCACGATCGCCGTCGTCGGCGAGATGGCCGAGCTCGGCGAGTTCGCGGGGGAGGAGCACGACAGGGTCGGCCTCGACGTCGTCGTGCTCGGCATCGACCGGCTGGTGGTGGTGGGCGACGGCGCCCGCCGGGTACATGTCTCGGCGATGCGCGAGGGCACGTTCTTCTCCGACGAGTCGCAGTACGTCGACACCGTCGACGAGGCGTTCGAGCTCGTGCGCGCACTGGCGCAGCCGAACGACACGATCCTCGTGAAGAGCTCGAAGGTGGCCGGGTTGCGCTTCCTGGGCGACCGGCTGGGAGAATCGTTCGCGTGA
- the mraY gene encoding phospho-N-acetylmuramoyl-pentapeptide-transferase, translated as MRTLLTAGGLALAFSLFLTPLFVRLFHRLQLGQFIRDDGPQSHHAKRGTATMGGIVIILATLFGFFVAALMYGGDGVTPSSLLVLLMLVGMGVVGFIDDFLKVRNQRSLGLGGWAKIAGQVVVATLFAILAIQFPNREGYTPASLGISTVRDVSALDIGRIATAVPAIAIILYLIWINLLASATTNGVNVTDGLDGLAPGASILAIGSYIFIGFWQFNQSCFSASTPQANLGACYTTNDPLSLGVVAAAITGALVGFLWWNTSPAQIFLGDTGSLGLGGALTALAVLTHTELLLVLIGGLFVIEAGSVIIQRAYFKVTHGKRIFRMSPIHHHFELKGWAEVTVVVRFWIIAGLLVAAGVGTFYLEWLSKAGV; from the coding sequence GTGAGGACTCTTCTGACCGCAGGCGGACTCGCCCTGGCCTTCTCCCTCTTCCTCACGCCGCTGTTCGTGCGGCTGTTCCACCGGCTGCAGCTCGGCCAGTTCATCCGCGACGACGGCCCCCAGTCGCACCACGCCAAGCGCGGCACCGCGACCATGGGCGGCATCGTCATCATCCTCGCGACGCTGTTCGGGTTCTTCGTCGCGGCGCTCATGTACGGCGGTGACGGCGTCACACCGTCGTCGCTGCTTGTGCTGCTGATGCTCGTCGGGATGGGCGTCGTCGGCTTCATCGACGACTTCCTCAAGGTGCGCAACCAGCGCAGCCTGGGCCTCGGCGGCTGGGCGAAGATCGCGGGGCAGGTCGTCGTGGCGACGCTGTTCGCGATCCTCGCGATCCAGTTCCCGAACCGCGAGGGCTACACACCGGCATCCCTCGGCATCTCGACGGTGCGCGACGTGTCCGCGCTCGACATCGGCCGCATCGCGACGGCTGTGCCGGCGATCGCGATCATCCTGTACCTGATCTGGATCAACCTGCTCGCGAGCGCGACCACCAACGGCGTGAACGTCACCGACGGGCTCGACGGGCTGGCGCCGGGCGCCTCGATCCTCGCGATCGGCTCGTACATCTTCATCGGCTTCTGGCAGTTCAACCAGTCCTGCTTCAGCGCCTCGACCCCCCAGGCGAACCTCGGGGCGTGCTACACGACGAACGACCCGCTGTCGCTCGGCGTCGTCGCCGCCGCGATCACGGGCGCCCTGGTCGGCTTCCTGTGGTGGAACACGAGCCCCGCCCAGATCTTCCTCGGCGACACCGGCTCGCTCGGCCTCGGCGGCGCGCTGACCGCGCTCGCGGTGCTCACCCACACCGAGCTGCTGCTCGTGCTGATCGGCGGCCTGTTCGTCATCGAGGCGGGGTCGGTGATCATCCAGCGCGCGTACTTCAAGGTCACGCACGGCAAGCGCATCTTCCGCATGAGCCCGATTCACCACCACTTCGAGCTGAAGGGCTGGGCGGAGGTGACGGTCGTCGTGCGCTTCTGGATCATCGCGGGCCTTCTCGTCGCGGCCGGCGTCGGCACCTTCTACCTCGAGTGGCTGAGCAAGGCGGGCGTGTGA
- the murD gene encoding UDP-N-acetylmuramoyl-L-alanine--D-glutamate ligase produces the protein MTGRHAGGVDFEALNSWHTDAWKGVRVAVFGLGKTGFSVADTLVELGSEVLVVTQQADAERARLLEVIGAELVVDEALDAPPARLLEFDPQLVVANPGFPPSHPILRWAEGDAGLPVWGDIELAWRLRDKVVRADGTPAEWITITGTNGKTTTTQLTATFLKAAGLRAAPAGNIGVPVLDAVRDPQGFDVLVIELSSHQLHRINENGPAGELHPFASVCLNIAEDHLEWHGSFDAYRAAKAKVYANTKVACVYNKADEATIEMVEDAEVEDGARAIGFGLGVPGPSDFGVIEGIVVDRAFLDERHHTALELTTIDELAEAGLNAPHIVANILAAAALARSFGVETGVIHEVLKTFRLDAHRIETVAAAGGVVWVDDSKATNPHAADASLKAFPSVVWVAGGLLKGAGVDELVSKHVARLRAAVLIGAERGELREALGRHAPELPVFEVDGADPEVMATAVRFAASVAQDGDTVLLAPAAASMDQFTDYADRGNRFAAAVRAHLSGDLQ, from the coding sequence GTGACCGGCAGGCACGCGGGCGGCGTCGATTTCGAGGCGCTGAATTCGTGGCATACGGATGCCTGGAAGGGCGTGCGCGTCGCCGTGTTCGGCCTGGGCAAGACCGGCTTCTCCGTGGCGGACACGCTGGTCGAGCTGGGCAGCGAGGTGCTCGTCGTCACGCAGCAGGCCGACGCCGAGCGAGCGCGGCTGCTCGAGGTGATCGGCGCGGAGCTCGTGGTCGACGAGGCGCTCGATGCGCCGCCCGCGCGGCTGCTCGAGTTCGACCCGCAGCTCGTCGTCGCGAACCCTGGATTTCCGCCGTCGCACCCGATCCTGCGCTGGGCCGAGGGGGATGCGGGCCTGCCCGTCTGGGGTGACATCGAGCTCGCCTGGCGACTGCGCGACAAGGTCGTGCGCGCCGACGGCACGCCCGCAGAGTGGATCACGATCACCGGCACCAACGGCAAGACCACGACGACGCAGCTGACCGCGACCTTCCTCAAAGCGGCCGGGTTGCGCGCTGCGCCGGCAGGCAACATCGGCGTCCCCGTGCTCGACGCGGTCCGCGACCCGCAGGGCTTCGACGTGCTCGTCATCGAGCTGTCGAGCCACCAGCTGCACCGCATCAACGAGAACGGGCCGGCCGGCGAGCTGCACCCCTTCGCGAGCGTGTGCCTCAACATCGCCGAGGACCACCTCGAGTGGCACGGCTCGTTCGACGCGTACCGCGCCGCGAAGGCCAAGGTGTACGCGAACACGAAGGTCGCGTGCGTCTACAACAAGGCAGACGAGGCGACCATCGAGATGGTCGAGGATGCCGAGGTGGAAGACGGCGCTCGGGCCATCGGCTTCGGTCTCGGCGTGCCGGGCCCCAGCGACTTCGGCGTGATCGAGGGCATCGTCGTCGACCGCGCGTTCCTCGACGAGCGGCACCACACGGCGCTCGAGCTGACGACGATCGACGAGCTGGCGGAGGCCGGGCTGAACGCCCCGCACATCGTCGCGAACATCCTCGCCGCCGCAGCTCTCGCGCGCTCGTTCGGCGTCGAGACCGGCGTCATCCACGAAGTGCTGAAGACGTTCCGCCTCGACGCGCACCGCATCGAGACGGTCGCGGCCGCCGGCGGGGTGGTCTGGGTCGACGACTCGAAGGCCACGAACCCGCACGCGGCGGATGCCTCGCTGAAGGCCTTCCCCTCGGTGGTGTGGGTAGCGGGCGGACTCCTCAAGGGCGCGGGCGTCGACGAGCTCGTCTCGAAGCACGTCGCGCGGCTGCGCGCCGCGGTGCTGATCGGCGCAGAGCGCGGCGAGCTGCGCGAGGCGCTCGGCAGACATGCGCCCGAGCTGCCGGTCTTCGAGGTCGACGGCGCCGACCCCGAGGTCATGGCGACGGCCGTGCGGTTCGCGGCATCCGTCGCCCAGGACGGCGACACCGTTCTGCTCGCCCCCGCGGCCGCGTCGATGGACCAGTTCACCGACTATGCCGATCGTGGCAACCGCTTCGCCGCGGCGGTGCGCGCGCACCTCTCAGGCGACTTGCAGTAG
- the ftsW gene encoding putative lipid II flippase FtsW — MTTQADRSNAPRFAAGGRAGGAMHSARISLGRAFEAESANYFLLLGLTLFMVAFGLLMVLSSSYVSSHADGSSFFAKFMNQGLYAIIGVPIMLVVSRIPQKFWQRTAWLALLGASLLQVLVVFTPLGYGINNNTNWLKIGPILFQPSELIKIALVLWLGMFLTRKETRLRKFGQALVPALLISIVPLFLIMKGNDLGTTMIVGLMLIGALFFAGVPLWQLLVTGVAAGGAAFVLAFSSANRTHRIMAFLHPEAADPNGDGYQVLQGQWGMANGGVFGVGLGNSQSKWNWLPASSTDFIFSITAEELGLIGAVLVLLLFVALAFVLLRIIRSAKTVFARAVTGGVLVWIIGQAVINIAVVVGLFPVLGVPLPLISSGGTALISTLAALGIVLSFARAEGQPARATVKQ; from the coding sequence GTGACCACGCAGGCCGATCGGAGCAACGCGCCGCGGTTCGCCGCAGGCGGCCGCGCGGGCGGCGCCATGCACTCCGCGCGCATCTCGCTCGGACGCGCCTTCGAGGCCGAGTCGGCCAACTACTTCCTGCTGCTCGGCCTGACGCTCTTTATGGTCGCGTTCGGTCTGCTGATGGTGCTGTCGTCGTCGTACGTGTCGTCGCATGCCGACGGGTCGAGCTTCTTCGCGAAGTTCATGAACCAGGGGCTGTACGCGATCATCGGCGTGCCGATCATGCTCGTCGTCTCGCGCATCCCACAGAAGTTCTGGCAGCGCACGGCCTGGCTCGCACTGCTCGGCGCGTCCCTGCTGCAGGTGCTGGTCGTGTTCACGCCCCTCGGCTACGGCATCAACAACAACACCAACTGGCTGAAGATCGGGCCGATCCTGTTCCAGCCGTCCGAGCTCATCAAGATCGCGCTCGTGCTGTGGCTCGGCATGTTCCTCACCCGGAAGGAGACGCGCCTCAGGAAGTTCGGGCAGGCGCTCGTGCCCGCCCTGCTGATCAGCATCGTCCCGCTGTTCCTCATCATGAAGGGCAACGACCTCGGCACCACGATGATCGTGGGCTTGATGCTGATCGGCGCGCTGTTCTTCGCAGGGGTGCCGCTCTGGCAGCTGCTGGTCACGGGCGTCGCGGCGGGCGGCGCCGCCTTCGTGCTCGCGTTCTCGTCGGCGAACCGCACGCACCGCATCATGGCGTTCCTGCACCCCGAGGCCGCCGACCCGAACGGCGACGGCTACCAGGTGCTGCAGGGCCAGTGGGGCATGGCGAACGGCGGTGTCTTCGGCGTCGGACTCGGCAACTCCCAGTCGAAGTGGAACTGGCTGCCCGCCTCGTCCACCGACTTCATCTTCTCGATCACCGCCGAGGAGCTCGGACTGATCGGCGCGGTGCTCGTGCTGCTCCTGTTCGTGGCGCTCGCGTTCGTTCTGCTGCGCATCATCCGGTCGGCGAAGACCGTGTTCGCCCGCGCCGTCACCGGCGGAGTGCTGGTCTGGATCATCGGCCAGGCGGTCATCAACATCGCCGTCGTGGTCGGCCTGTTCCCCGTGCTCGGCGTGCCGCTTCCCCTCATCTCCTCCGGTGGCACCGCGCTCATCTCCACGCTCGCCGCGCTCGGCATCGTGCTCTCGTTCGCCCGGGCGGAGGGGCAGCCGGCCCGGGCTACCGTTAAGCAGTGA
- a CDS encoding UDP-N-acetylglucosamine--N-acetylmuramyl-(pentapeptide) pyrophosphoryl-undecaprenol N-acetylglucosamine transferase, with product MRYLLAGGGTAGHVNPLLATADRLRVRDADAEVLVLGTAEGLEARLVPQRGYELVTIPRLPFPRRPSAAALRFPGRWWGAVRQIEKLITDRRIDVVVGFGGYAAAPAYLAARRTKTPLVLHEANAKPGLASRLGSRLTKHVGVAFRGTPLPHAVFVGMPLRVEIEKLDRVAARAGARARFGLDDRPVLLVTGGSTGARTINRTMLAAAQGVLDRGYQVLHIQGGAHEFTDPGLPGYHLVDYVDDMDQALAAADAVVSRAGSGMVSELTTLGLPAVYVPYPVGNGEQRFNVADVVSSGGGITVEDSAFTPQWVKTNLLPLLRDETRLLEMAAAAASVGVTDGADRLVTLIIQARGA from the coding sequence GTGAGGTATCTGCTCGCAGGCGGGGGCACCGCCGGCCATGTGAATCCGCTGCTCGCGACCGCAGATCGACTGCGAGTGCGCGATGCGGATGCCGAGGTGCTGGTGCTCGGCACGGCAGAGGGCCTCGAGGCGCGACTCGTGCCGCAGCGCGGCTATGAGCTCGTGACCATCCCGAGGCTGCCGTTCCCGCGGCGTCCGAGCGCCGCTGCCCTGCGGTTCCCCGGGCGCTGGTGGGGCGCCGTCCGGCAGATCGAGAAGCTCATCACCGATCGCCGCATCGACGTCGTCGTCGGCTTCGGCGGCTATGCGGCCGCGCCCGCCTACCTCGCCGCCCGCCGCACGAAGACGCCGCTCGTGCTGCACGAGGCCAACGCCAAACCGGGGCTCGCGAGCAGGCTGGGCTCGCGTCTCACGAAGCACGTCGGCGTCGCGTTCCGCGGCACACCGCTGCCGCACGCGGTCTTCGTCGGAATGCCGCTACGCGTCGAGATCGAGAAGCTCGACCGGGTCGCCGCGCGCGCAGGCGCCCGCGCCCGCTTCGGTCTCGACGACCGCCCCGTGCTGCTCGTCACCGGCGGCTCGACGGGGGCGCGGACCATCAACCGCACCATGCTCGCTGCCGCGCAAGGAGTGCTCGACCGCGGCTACCAGGTGCTCCACATTCAGGGCGGCGCGCACGAGTTCACGGATCCGGGGCTGCCCGGATACCACCTCGTCGACTACGTCGACGATATGGATCAGGCCCTGGCGGCCGCCGATGCGGTGGTCAGCCGCGCCGGTTCCGGCATGGTCAGCGAGCTCACGACGCTCGGCCTGCCCGCCGTGTACGTGCCCTACCCCGTCGGCAACGGCGAGCAGCGCTTCAACGTCGCCGACGTCGTGAGCTCCGGCGGGGGGATCACCGTCGAGGACAGCGCATTCACGCCCCAGTGGGTCAAGACGAACCTGCTGCCGCTTCTGCGCGACGAAACCCGCCTGCTCGAGATGGCGGCGGCTGCGGCATCCGTCGGCGTCACCGATGGTGCTGATCGCCTCGTGACCCTCATCATTCAGGCGCGCGGCGCCTGA
- the murC gene encoding UDP-N-acetylmuramate--L-alanine ligase, with protein MIKPDLSMPLPETIGKAHFVGIGGSGMNGIARLFLAAGIPVTGSDRAESEYTHSLEELGATVHIGHDAANVGDADTLVVTGALWQDNPEYQYALAHGVPVLHRSQALAWLARGSRLVAIAGAHGKSGTTGMISTALLAAGADPSFVNGAVIEGLETSARHGDSDLFVIEADESDGSFLLYDTAVALILNIDDDHLDHYGSYAAVEDAFVRFADDARELVVISADDAGARAVAPRIAHQHVVTFGESEGADVRVTSITTNGPVAFTIEWRGAAYPVRLTVPGRHLAHNAAGAFAVLTHLGVSPEDAAAGLASYGGVHRRFELHGTVGGVSVYDDYAHHPAEVKAVLEAARTVVGSGRLIAVHQPHTYSRTQRLAQEFADTLEQYADETVVLDVFGAREDPVPGVTGALVSGRFHDPSKVEFIADWQQAADFTAGFARAGDFVITLGCGNVNLIVPQLLDALETAHPGEG; from the coding sequence GTGATCAAGCCCGATCTGTCGATGCCACTGCCCGAGACCATCGGAAAGGCGCATTTCGTGGGCATCGGGGGCTCGGGAATGAACGGCATCGCGCGGCTCTTCCTCGCGGCAGGCATCCCGGTCACGGGCTCCGACCGCGCGGAGAGCGAGTACACGCACTCCCTCGAGGAGCTCGGCGCGACCGTGCACATCGGCCATGACGCCGCCAACGTCGGCGACGCGGACACGCTGGTCGTCACCGGGGCGCTCTGGCAGGACAACCCTGAGTACCAGTACGCGCTCGCGCACGGCGTCCCCGTGCTGCATCGCTCGCAGGCGCTGGCGTGGCTCGCCCGCGGCTCGCGCCTCGTCGCGATCGCCGGCGCGCACGGGAAGTCGGGCACCACCGGCATGATCTCGACCGCGCTGCTCGCCGCGGGCGCCGACCCGAGCTTCGTGAACGGCGCCGTCATCGAAGGGCTCGAGACGAGCGCGCGGCACGGTGACTCCGACCTGTTCGTGATCGAGGCGGATGAGTCGGACGGTTCGTTCCTGCTCTACGACACCGCGGTCGCCCTGATCCTCAACATCGACGACGATCACCTCGATCACTACGGCTCCTACGCCGCCGTCGAGGACGCCTTCGTGCGCTTCGCCGACGACGCGCGGGAGCTCGTCGTGATCTCGGCCGATGACGCGGGCGCCCGGGCGGTCGCACCCCGCATCGCGCATCAGCACGTCGTCACGTTCGGTGAGAGCGAGGGCGCCGACGTGCGGGTGACCTCGATCACGACGAACGGCCCGGTCGCCTTCACCATCGAGTGGCGCGGCGCGGCGTACCCCGTGCGGCTCACGGTGCCCGGCCGGCATCTGGCGCACAACGCGGCGGGCGCGTTCGCGGTTCTCACGCACCTCGGCGTCTCCCCGGAGGACGCGGCCGCCGGTCTCGCCTCGTACGGCGGCGTGCACCGCCGCTTCGAGCTGCACGGCACCGTCGGGGGAGTGAGCGTCTATGACGACTACGCCCACCACCCTGCGGAGGTGAAGGCCGTGCTCGAGGCCGCCCGCACGGTCGTGGGCTCCGGCCGGCTCATCGCCGTGCACCAGCCGCACACCTACAGCCGCACGCAGCGGCTCGCGCAGGAGTTCGCAGACACCCTCGAGCAGTACGCAGACGAGACCGTCGTGCTCGACGTGTTCGGCGCCCGCGAGGACCCGGTGCCCGGCGTCACCGGTGCGCTCGTCTCCGGCCGCTTCCACGACCCGTCGAAGGTCGAGTTCATCGCCGACTGGCAGCAGGCGGCCGACTTCACCGCGGGCTTCGCCCGCGCAGGCGACTTCGTCATCACGCTCGGCTGCGGCAACGTGAACCTGATCGTGCCCCAGCTGCTCGACGCGCTCGAGACGGCGCACCCCGGCGAGGGCTGA
- a CDS encoding FtsQ-type POTRA domain-containing protein, which translates to MRRPSGPVQRAPQPPQASTATREPDAEPRRAAEPARPVDLTPRIETPARPEKQGEKGEPDATQGRSSGLGSWREVRRAVAARRKVERGEARRFTARTRRRRQLQFGIAGFVVLVLGGAVVTAYSPVMALRHIEVVGTHNVAASDVQQALRGELGTPLPLVKSADVRHALDDFRLIESYSTQLEPPSTLVVRITERTPLAVVKQGSSYEVVDQAGVVLSAGATPQAGLPVVTVPAGQEPQDSAGFAAAAAVIAALPAAVRTTVTGASATGANNVTLTLAGGKQVVWGDTGQMDLKTADLQALLKGAAGASVYDVSSPRAPITR; encoded by the coding sequence ATGCGCCGGCCGAGCGGGCCCGTGCAGCGGGCGCCACAGCCGCCACAGGCATCCACCGCCACGCGCGAGCCGGATGCAGAGCCCCGGCGCGCTGCCGAGCCCGCCCGCCCCGTCGACCTGACCCCGCGGATCGAGACGCCGGCCCGACCCGAGAAGCAGGGTGAGAAGGGCGAGCCGGATGCCACGCAGGGCCGCTCCTCGGGCCTCGGCTCGTGGCGTGAGGTGCGCCGCGCCGTCGCCGCACGGCGCAAGGTCGAGCGCGGCGAGGCTCGCCGGTTCACGGCGCGCACCAGGCGGCGACGCCAGCTGCAGTTCGGCATCGCCGGATTCGTCGTGCTCGTGCTCGGTGGGGCGGTGGTGACCGCCTATTCGCCCGTGATGGCGCTGCGGCACATCGAGGTCGTCGGCACGCACAATGTCGCTGCGTCCGATGTGCAGCAGGCGCTGCGCGGCGAGCTCGGCACGCCGCTGCCGCTCGTGAAGTCGGCCGACGTGCGGCACGCCCTCGACGACTTCCGTCTCATCGAGTCCTACTCGACGCAGCTTGAGCCGCCGTCGACCCTCGTCGTGCGCATCACCGAGCGCACGCCGCTCGCGGTCGTGAAGCAGGGGTCGAGCTACGAGGTCGTCGACCAGGCCGGCGTCGTGCTGTCGGCCGGTGCGACGCCTCAAGCCGGCCTGCCCGTCGTCACGGTTCCGGCCGGCCAGGAGCCGCAGGACTCCGCCGGATTCGCGGCCGCCGCCGCCGTCATCGCCGCGCTGCCCGCGGCCGTGCGCACCACCGTGACCGGGGCGAGCGCGACGGGGGCGAACAACGTGACCCTGACGCTGGCGGGCGGCAAGCAGGTCGTCTGGGGCGACACAGGCCAGATGGACCTCAAGACCGCCGATCTTCAGGCTCTGCTGAAGGGTGCGGCAGGCGCATCCGTCTACGACGTGTCGAGCCCGCGCGCACCGATTACCCGCTGA
- the ftsZ gene encoding cell division protein FtsZ: MSTNQNYLAVIKVVGIGGGGVNAVNRMIELGLRGVEFIAINTDAQALLMSDADVKLDVGREITRGLGAGADPEVGRRAAEDHAEEIEEALAGADMVFVTAGEGGGTGTGGAPVIARIAKSIGALTIGVVTKPFSFEGKRRADSAAAGVARLKEEVDTLIVVPNDRLLEISDRGISMMEAFITADQVLLAGVQGITDLITTPGLINLDFADVKSVMQGAGSALMGIGSARGADRAIKAAELAVASPLLEASIEGARGVLLSIQGGSNLGIFEINDAARLVQEVVHPEANIIFGTVIDDTLGDEVRVTVIAAGFDNGEPAQKLDAGAHRAEAISTAPAPKSAVSEDTAALAPEDLPVAAWEPTAAPETPTLPADRDFDDADGIDIPDFLK, translated from the coding sequence GTGAGCACTAACCAGAACTACCTCGCCGTCATCAAGGTGGTCGGCATCGGCGGCGGCGGCGTCAACGCCGTCAACCGCATGATCGAGCTCGGCCTGCGCGGGGTCGAGTTCATCGCCATCAACACCGACGCGCAGGCGCTGCTGATGAGCGATGCGGATGTCAAGCTCGACGTCGGGCGCGAGATCACCCGCGGGCTCGGCGCCGGCGCCGACCCCGAGGTGGGCCGCCGCGCTGCGGAGGACCACGCGGAGGAGATCGAGGAGGCGCTCGCGGGCGCCGACATGGTCTTCGTCACCGCGGGCGAGGGCGGCGGCACCGGCACCGGTGGCGCTCCCGTCATCGCGCGCATCGCGAAGTCGATCGGCGCGCTCACCATCGGCGTCGTCACGAAGCCGTTCAGCTTCGAGGGCAAGCGCCGCGCCGACTCGGCCGCTGCAGGTGTCGCCCGCCTCAAGGAAGAGGTCGACACCCTCATCGTCGTGCCCAATGACCGTCTGCTCGAGATCAGCGATCGCGGCATCTCGATGATGGAGGCGTTCATCACGGCCGACCAGGTGCTCCTCGCCGGTGTGCAGGGCATCACGGACCTGATCACGACCCCTGGGCTCATCAACCTCGACTTCGCCGACGTCAAGTCGGTCATGCAGGGCGCGGGCTCCGCGCTCATGGGCATCGGCTCCGCGCGCGGCGCCGATCGCGCCATCAAGGCGGCGGAGCTCGCGGTGGCCAGCCCGCTGCTCGAGGCGTCGATCGAGGGCGCGCGCGGCGTGCTGCTGTCGATCCAGGGCGGCAGCAACCTCGGCATCTTCGAGATCAATGACGCGGCCCGCCTCGTGCAAGAGGTCGTGCACCCCGAGGCGAACATCATCTTCGGAACCGTCATCGACGACACCCTCGGCGATGAGGTGCGCGTGACCGTGATCGCGGCCGGCTTCGACAACGGCGAGCCCGCCCAGAAGCTCGACGCCGGCGCCCACCGCGCCGAGGCGATCAGCACGGCGCCGGCGCCGAAGTCCGCCGTCAGCGAGGACACCGCCGCACTCGCGCCAGAGGACCTGCCGGTCGCCGCATGGGAGCCCACCGCCGCGCCCGAGACGCCGACGCTGCCGGCCGACCGCGACTTCGATGACGCCGACGGCATCGACATCCCGGATTTCTTGAAATGA
- a CDS encoding YggS family pyridoxal phosphate-dependent enzyme encodes MSELAQRLAAVRAEIADAARAAGRDESELTTIVVTKFHSAGLVRELHALGVRNVGENRHQEALAKASALADLDDLVWHFIGQLQSNKARQVRRYSHIVHSVDRAALVDALARREGDPADEVVDVFLQLNLTDDPERGGVAPGALEALAEHALATPGLRVRGVMAVAPLGEEPRAAFERVRQASDRLRRIAPDARDISAGMSGDFRAAILEGATHLRIGTAITGSRPAAR; translated from the coding sequence GTGTCAGAGCTTGCGCAGCGGCTCGCCGCGGTGCGAGCGGAGATCGCGGATGCCGCACGCGCGGCCGGCCGCGACGAGAGCGAGCTCACGACGATCGTCGTGACCAAGTTCCACTCGGCAGGGCTCGTCCGCGAGCTGCACGCCCTCGGCGTGCGGAACGTGGGCGAGAACCGCCACCAGGAGGCGCTGGCCAAGGCATCCGCTCTCGCCGATCTCGACGACCTCGTCTGGCACTTCATCGGTCAGCTGCAGTCGAACAAGGCGCGGCAGGTCAGGCGGTACTCGCACATCGTGCACTCGGTCGACCGGGCGGCCCTCGTCGACGCTCTGGCCCGCCGCGAGGGCGACCCGGCCGACGAGGTGGTCGACGTGTTCCTGCAGCTGAACCTCACCGACGACCCCGAGCGCGGCGGCGTCGCACCCGGCGCCCTCGAGGCGCTCGCAGAGCACGCGCTCGCCACCCCTGGTCTGCGGGTGCGCGGGGTGATGGCCGTCGCACCCCTCGGGGAGGAGCCGCGTGCGGCGTTCGAGCGTGTACGGCAGGCATCCGACCGCCTCCGCCGCATCGCGCCGGACGCGCGCGACATCTCGGCGGGCATGTCCGGCGACTTCCGCGCCGCGATCCTGGAAGGCGCGACACACCTTCGCATCGGGACCGCAATCACGGGTTCACGCCCCGCGGCGCGTTAA